Proteins from one Bufo gargarizans isolate SCDJY-AF-19 chromosome 8, ASM1485885v1, whole genome shotgun sequence genomic window:
- the LOC122945515 gene encoding tripartite motif-containing protein 16-like yields the protein MVIDTEFGNDSCPECRTPCSPRDLQQVNFKLANIVQYYKSLQEHESTKKVSCTYCIQSSVTAVKTCLHCQASYCKEHLEFHRKGKEHVLVDPTASQRSRKCIIHDEVLTYFCIKDQTCICTSCSVVGEHQDHQTEVLQKASLSKKEQLKKLLESLKLEQEFFKGRAKVLLGVLKQTQEKVVMLKNDIQVMYSELRECVVDAHVSVMSEVRIHMGQVSNQISGEISSVQKRAAKLSQDIGHLQTACSKMDPFLILQDKVWSAFRAEPDAAPPVLGLDMLLIGLISQRTIERLSDHLPQLSSLLVRLHYEANLLLNEATASRFLTLSADLKTVKYSRKKLCREPMPSRFETSQVLSISSFSSGKYFWEVRTSHTGVKAVGVAYPTIERRGLKAFLGYNEKSWCLIWEKDCIEVCHNSDCKQIVSNDSSMSAVGVFLDYEAGQLSFYRLCSQVEHLHTITAKFSEPLHSAFYVVDGWIKINSKKQCK from the coding sequence ATGGTCATTGATACGGAGTTTGGAAACGATTCTTGTCCCGAATGCAGGACACCATGTTCACCTAGAGATTTACAGCAGGTCAACTTTAAACTGGCAAATATAGTGCAGTATTATAAATCCTTGCAGGAACATGAGAGCACCAAGAAGGTGAGCTGTACCTATTGTATTCAGTCTTCGGTCACAGCTGTGAAGACATGCCTGCACTGCCAAGCTTCTTATTGTAAGGAGCACCTGGAATTCCACAGAAAAGGCAAGGAACATGTTTTAGTTGACCCCACAGCATCACAGCGGAGCAGAAAATGCATCATCCATGACGAAGTCTTAACATATTTTTGCATAAAGGACCAGACATGCATTTGTACATCTTGCAGCGTGGTCGGAGAACACCAAGACCACCAGACTGAGGTCCTGCAAAAAGCCTCTCTGAGTAAAAAAGAGCAATTAAAAAAACTTCTTGAAAGCTTAAAATTAGAGCAGGAATTTTTTAAGGGAAGAGCTAAAGTTTTGCTGGGCGTTCTCAAACAAACGCAAGAAAAAGTAGTAATGTTGAAAAACGACATACAAGTCATGTACAGCGAACTCCGTGAATGTGTCGTAGACGCTCATGTCAGTGTCATGAGTGAGGTAAGGATACACATGGGGCAGGTCTCAAATCAGATTTCTGGCGAAATTTCTTCTGTACAAAAAAGAGCGGCCAAGCTGTCCCAGGACATAGGACATCTTCAGACCGCCTGCAGCAAAATGGACCCCTTCCTTATTTTACAGGACAAAGTGTGGAGTGCCTTCAGAGCAGAACCCGATGCAGCTCCACCAGTCCTGGGCTTGGACATGTTACTGATTGGCTTAATCTCACAGAGAACCATAGAACGTCTTTCAGACCATCTACCACAACTGTCCAGTCTTTTGGTACGTTTACATTACGAAGCCAACCTCTTACTGAATGAAGCCACGGCCAGTCGTTTTCTTACCCTCTCTGCTGATCTAAAAACTGTTAAGTACTCCAGGAAAAAACTTTGCCGAGAACCCATGCCAAGCAGGTTTGAAACCAGTCAGGTCCTTAGTATCTCATCTTTCTCCTCTGGAAAATACTTTTGGGAAGTGAGAACCAGTCACACTGGAGTGAAAGCCGTTGGCGTGGCCTATCCTACCATAGAAAGAAGAGGTTTAAAGGCTTTTTTAGGATATAATGAGAAGTCCTGGTGCTTGATCTGGGAGAAAGACTGCATTGAAGTATGCCACAACTCAGATTGCAAGCAGATTGTATCTAATGATTCCAGCATGAGTGCCGTTGGAGTATTTTTAGATTACGAGGCTGGACAGCTTTCATTCTATAGACTTTGTTCACAAGTGGAGCATCTACACACCATCACAGCCAAGTTCTCCGAGCCTCTGCATTCTGCCTTCTATGTAGTTGATGGTTGGATCAAGATCAACTCCAAAAAGCAATGCAAATAG